In the genome of Deltaproteobacteria bacterium, one region contains:
- a CDS encoding isoprenyl transferase, with protein MDGNGRWAESRGLVRTDGHRAGMETVRTIVRAARELGVRWLTLYAFSSENWNRPKSEVDYLMRLPEEFFEKELPEVIEKNVRILAIGKRDRLPLGVRRSLENAIARTAHNTGMRLVFALSYGGRGELVEAARRMLRDADLGRLTPEALSEKTFAQYLDEPDMPDVDLLIRTGGEYRVSNFLLWQIAYAEIITSDAMWPDFGRERLEAAIAEYQRRERRFGLTSAQVRGGRGEPQGGA; from the coding sequence ATGGACGGCAACGGCCGCTGGGCAGAGTCGCGCGGCCTCGTGCGCACGGACGGCCATCGCGCGGGCATGGAGACGGTGCGCACGATCGTGCGCGCGGCGCGCGAGCTCGGCGTTCGCTGGCTCACGCTCTACGCGTTCTCCTCCGAGAACTGGAATCGCCCGAAGAGCGAAGTCGACTACCTGATGCGCCTGCCCGAGGAGTTCTTCGAGAAAGAGCTTCCGGAGGTGATCGAGAAGAACGTGCGCATCCTCGCGATCGGCAAGCGCGACCGCCTGCCGCTCGGCGTGCGGCGCTCGCTCGAGAACGCGATCGCGCGCACCGCGCACAACACGGGCATGCGGCTCGTGTTCGCGCTCAGCTACGGCGGGCGGGGCGAGCTGGTGGAGGCTGCGCGCCGCATGCTGCGCGACGCGGATCTCGGGCGGCTCACGCCGGAGGCGCTCAGCGAGAAAACTTTCGCGCAGTACCTCGACGAGCCGGACATGCCCGACGTCGACCTGCTGATTCGCACCGGCGGCGAGTACCGCGTCTCGAACTTCCTGCTCTGGCAGATCGCGTACGCGGAGATCATCACCAGCGACGCGATGTGGCCCGACTTCGGTCGCGAGCGCCTCGAAGCCGCGATCGCCGAGTACCAGCGCCGCGAGCGCCGCTTCGGCCTGACGAGCGCGCAGGTGCGAGGCGGGCGGGGCGAGCCCCAGGGCGGCGCGTGA